GCGACATATTTTCCACAGACATTTATATTCTGATTGGGCCTAATCCAGGAAATGCCGTTTTCGAAGAGATAATCGATAAAATTTTGGGAGCGTCAATGCCCATGAACCACGAAAGACGGTTGGGGTTTTCGATGCCCATTCCCGGGCATAAAAAGCGGGACTTTATATTCGTGGCGAGCACTCCGATTGAAATAACGCATCACAAAATCAACCCAATCGCGATATTCCGAGAGGAATTATTGCATACACTTGCTAACGCATCAGATGTGTTGTCGAAAGAACCACTCATATCTCAATTATTTGAGGTTATACCACCAAGCAATAGCTACTCAGACTGGTATGAATTTAATCCACTCGGTTGGTGTATATCTGATTTTTTGCTTTTAGAGGTGCGTTTGGGAAAATGGAAAGAGCTTTCTAAAAACCCATCAAAAGTTCGCAAGCTATTCGAAGAGTCTTTTGAACAAGTTTTGGAAAAATCGATAGAAAGAAGATCACTTCTGGAAAGTTTTAGAGATGATCGCTGTTGAAGAGCAACATTAAAGCCAAGCTGCGCCGAGCACATTGATCATAGACTGACCCGATTGGAGCGCTTAGAGAACTGGAACATATATAACTCAATAATTACTGATACTAAAATTATAAATTTTGAGTGGAAATATTAAATATTGAGCTGAAAGACGCAGTTTACTATTTATAACTGGATCATTTAATTTTCTAATCTTAAATGCGACAGAACCCATTGATCCTCATGAATACTAAAAAAACGCTCGATACGGTCTCGCTGCTCAGAACTTAAAATTTCGAAACCTGCACCGACATCTGAGTTGGTTTCAGAAATTAATTCATTTGAGTTGATTTTATTTTCATTGAAATCTGAACTTAATTTTTTTCCGTCATCAAATTCACTTATAATCTTTTCAAACTGGATTTTTGGGTTCGAGCGTAAGCTTTCGTAACGAACAACTTTTGCAGAAACCTCATCTTTGTAATCTAGCCAACTTGATAAAAAGTTCATATACCACGGCAAATAGTAATCGATGGTATATTCGATATAATCATTAAGGTCCCAATTGTCCTTACAGTTTTTCAACCAAACAAATGAATAACCAGTCAAACCTGACGTGCTTGCATCTGAAGTCTTTTTTTTCATCAAATCCCTCGCAAAACTGACAGTTGAATCATAAACATTTCGAGTTAAGACTAATGTCTTGAAATTAAAATCCGACATGAGCAGAATATTGTGAGGCGTAGCCTTTATATGCATTTGAGCAATTGAACATACATCTGAGTTCGCCAACAACGCGGGCAGGTAAAGATCGTGCTCATTACTTGACCATGCATAACAGTAACGCGTCACTTGGCAATCGATTGAATTTGCAAGTACGTTTGTTACCCAAGTTGATCCTGACTTCGGCAACGCCGCTACTAAATAAAAGTCTTTGTCAACTTTACTTCTTTCATGCCAACGTAAATTTCTTAGACTTGGAAAAATGCGAGTATCATTTAAAAGTTTAAATACATCATTTTTATTGACTTTATACTGCATAATGCGTCTTTTATAAACACCATGTGCTATCGCGAGAGCTATATCTTTCGTCTATCTCTGCCGAATGATATAGCATTCAAACTCTGCGAATGCTCTCATTTTCTAAAACTTTAGTTGTGCAAATGCTTGAAATTATTTGCTGACGATAAATTTCCAACCTCACTATGTCAATAAGGTTTTGCGTCCATTGAGAAAACTCGAAAAAAGAAAAACGGCCGCAATACCTTGCAACCGTTTGTCTTTGTTTTGATGTAAAAAACACTTACCGCTTTGAGAACTGGAAGCTCTGGCGGCGCTTTGCGTTTACCGTATTTTTTCCGTTCAACAACCCGGCTGTCGCGGGTCAGGAAGCCGGCAGCTTTGATCGCGCCGGCGGTAGTTCAAGCGCAAATCTAGCGTGCCTACACGGGCTTGGACGGGAATTATTTCAACTCAAAGAGTTCTGAATGAAACTGCTGCGCAGAGGCCTAGTCGTTTTCGTCTAACTCAGGTTCATCAGCATCATCAAGCAAACGCTCCAACCTCTCTGCAATCGTTTCACCTTCAAACATCCAATATTGCCAGCCATTAACTGTTTGCCAAGTATATCCTTCGCGCTGCAAAAGCATCAGGGCAGACCTGCTTAGGCTTGTTTCACCACCCTCAAAAAGGATTTTCTTTTCATTGATAACCTGCGCCGTAACTGTATCATCGTTTGCATAGTAAATGGTATCGCCTTCGCTCAAACCTGCGTCGCTAAACTTATACGTCTTCCGCGGTTTACGGGTTGCTTTCTCTAGCGCTTTCACACCTTCAATATCTTCAGCTATGTCACTTTTCGGCGTTACATCGCGCCCACGCGTTAGCTTAAGCGCGGCGATTACCCGCTGCGTATCAATTTCAAAAAACTCTCTTGTTGTTCGTGTTCGATGATCAGCAAAGGCTTGATGAACAAGTTTCTCAACCTGAGCCTCATCATCTACTTCGATGGCATACACACAGCGAAATGGCAACGGCACACTCGTGTTATCCAGCGTGCGAAGCCTTTGCTCTAAATTGGTCGTTTTACCCACCTTTACGTAATCTTTAAAAGCTGGATTAGTGAGAACGTAGACTGTTGCCATAATTTGAAAATGCCTGTTTGCAAATGCTTTAAGTTAAGCACTTAGGCTAAATTGCTGACGACAATAGGTCAATGATGTCATTCGCCTATTGAGAAAACATATAAAAAGCACTT
The nucleotide sequence above comes from Rhodobacteraceae bacterium Araon29. Encoded proteins:
- a CDS encoding GIY-YIG nuclease family protein, giving the protein MMATVYVLTNPAFKDYVKVGKTTNLEQRLRTLDNTSVPLPFRCVYAIEVDDEAQVEKLVHQAFADHRTRTTREFFEIDTQRVIAALKLTRGRDVTPKSDIAEDIEGVKALEKATRKPRKTYKFSDAGLSEGDTIYYANDDTVTAQVINEKKILFEGGETSLSRSALMLLQREGYTWQTVNGWQYWMFEGETIAERLERLLDDADEPELDEND